In Desulfuromonas sp. KJ2020, a single window of DNA contains:
- a CDS encoding lipopolysaccharide assembly protein LapB, translating into MNSIEQWLNKGREAMDVGEFREAIRLFRQALQNDPSSIEVQELLGEALAEDAQINEALEIYERILKEDPHHLEALYALGDLYFEQGLNDKARSAYEQILEVDPDQSDALVSLGLVHFHLEQMEEAERCYRKALTVEPDSVFALNSLGDTLYGQGENDEALACYQQAVELDPEDAQAHFNLGEMAYDLGDLPTAERECREAVRLDPGLSFAYLTLGSLYLDQEKTRLALQYFQEFLLHERAESSRDIREEVAAVIAGLKEEL; encoded by the coding sequence ATGAATTCTATCGAGCAATGGCTTAACAAGGGGCGGGAAGCGATGGATGTCGGCGAGTTCCGAGAGGCCATCCGCCTCTTTCGGCAGGCACTTCAGAACGATCCGTCTTCCATCGAGGTTCAGGAGCTTCTGGGGGAGGCCCTGGCCGAGGATGCGCAGATCAACGAGGCTCTTGAGATTTATGAGCGCATTTTGAAGGAGGACCCCCATCACCTGGAAGCGCTTTACGCTCTGGGGGACCTTTATTTTGAGCAGGGGCTGAACGACAAGGCCCGCAGTGCCTATGAGCAGATTCTTGAAGTCGATCCGGACCAGTCCGATGCCTTGGTCAGTCTTGGTCTGGTGCATTTTCATCTGGAGCAGATGGAAGAGGCGGAGCGGTGCTACCGAAAAGCACTGACGGTGGAGCCTGATTCGGTCTTCGCCCTCAACAGTCTGGGCGATACCCTCTATGGCCAAGGCGAAAACGACGAAGCCCTGGCCTGCTACCAGCAAGCCGTTGAGCTGGACCCGGAAGACGCCCAGGCTCATTTCAACTTGGGCGAAATGGCCTACGATCTGGGCGATCTGCCGACGGCTGAACGGGAGTGCCGCGAGGCAGTCCGACTCGATCCGGGATTGTCTTTCGCTTACCTGACCCTGGGCAGCCTCTATCTCGATCAGGAGAAGACCCGGTTGGCTCTGCAGTATTTCCAGGAGTTTCTGCTGCATGAACGGGCCGAATCCTCGCGGGATATCCGGGAGGAAGTGGCTGCCGTTATTGCCGGCCTCAAGGAAGAGCTTTAA
- a CDS encoding DUF512 domain-containing protein yields the protein MVEIIGVDEGSIAEELELEVGDVLLSMNGQPVRDLLDYQIYVATEELLLEVRKKNGELWDLEFEKDLEDGLGIHLEHPAPVQCGNNCIFCFVHQLPPKMRPTLYVKDEDYRFSYLYGSYVTLTNIEESEIQRILDQRLSPLYVSVHATEEDLRTRMIGRQGPAILPLLKRLCDGGIELHTQIVVCPGYNDGEELDRTITDLYALRPGVLSLAVVPVGLTGYRERLPDLRPPTQQEATDLLNRVHDFQQKFLEQGGSRFVYAADEFYLKAGLNFPALEDYEELAQLENGVGLIPLFRLEAADVLAEAGPLGSKTVSVITGESAFREIETFAQALARRTGITIQVFAIRNDFFGGQVTVTGLLTGRDVVSQLTGKTLGRCLIVPDVVLKEGDDVFLDDFSLTQLAESLGVSVCRVPASPWGLLEALESLPSNH from the coding sequence GTGGTTGAAATCATAGGGGTGGACGAGGGCAGTATCGCGGAGGAATTGGAGTTGGAGGTTGGCGACGTCCTCTTGTCGATGAACGGCCAGCCCGTCCGGGATCTGCTCGATTATCAGATTTATGTGGCAACGGAAGAGCTGCTGCTGGAAGTTCGCAAAAAAAATGGCGAACTCTGGGATCTTGAGTTTGAAAAAGACCTGGAAGATGGTCTGGGTATTCATTTGGAGCATCCGGCGCCCGTGCAGTGCGGTAACAACTGTATTTTCTGTTTCGTACATCAGTTGCCGCCCAAAATGCGACCGACCCTCTATGTCAAGGACGAGGATTACCGCTTCTCCTATCTTTATGGGTCCTATGTCACTCTGACCAATATCGAGGAGAGTGAAATTCAGCGGATTCTCGATCAGCGACTCTCACCCCTTTATGTCTCGGTGCACGCGACGGAGGAGGATCTGCGGACCCGTATGATCGGCCGCCAGGGGCCGGCTATTCTGCCCCTGCTCAAGCGCCTGTGCGACGGCGGCATCGAGCTTCATACCCAGATCGTGGTGTGCCCCGGGTACAATGACGGCGAAGAACTGGACCGCACCATTACTGACCTCTATGCGCTGCGACCGGGAGTTCTCTCCCTGGCGGTCGTGCCGGTGGGCCTGACGGGATACCGTGAACGTCTGCCGGATCTGCGCCCTCCCACGCAACAGGAAGCGACCGACCTGCTGAACCGGGTTCACGATTTTCAGCAGAAATTTCTGGAGCAGGGGGGCTCACGCTTTGTGTATGCCGCCGATGAGTTTTACCTCAAGGCGGGCCTGAATTTTCCTGCGCTGGAGGACTATGAGGAGCTGGCCCAGCTGGAAAATGGCGTCGGTCTCATTCCGCTCTTTCGCCTTGAAGCGGCAGATGTTCTGGCTGAAGCGGGCCCCCTCGGCTCAAAGACCGTATCGGTTATCACCGGGGAATCGGCCTTCCGTGAAATTGAGACCTTTGCCCAGGCCCTTGCCCGGCGCACCGGTATCACGATCCAGGTCTTTGCCATTCGTAACGATTTCTTCGGGGGACAGGTGACCGTCACCGGTTTGCTGACCGGCCGGGACGTTGTTTCGCAACTGACGGGAAAAACTCTCGGCCGCTGCCTGATCGTTCCCGATGTAGTGCTCAAGGAAGGCGACGACGTTTTTCTCGATGACTTCAGCCTGACGCAGCTTGCCGAGTCATTGGGGGTTTCCGTGTGCCGCGTGCCTGCCAGCCCCTGGGGACTCTTGGAGGCCCTGGAGTCCTTGCCGTCCAACCATTAA
- the hfq gene encoding RNA chaperone Hfq, translated as MAKTPFNIQDQYLNQARKERVKVVVMMMSGEKLTGYIKSFDSFCLLVESSGDILLYKHAISSITSADGSFRLHGGKD; from the coding sequence ATGGCCAAGACCCCGTTCAATATCCAGGATCAGTACCTCAACCAGGCTCGCAAAGAGCGGGTTAAGGTAGTCGTGATGATGATGTCCGGTGAGAAACTGACCGGATATATCAAGTCCTTCGACAGCTTTTGTCTGCTGGTTGAAAGTAGCGGCGATATTCTGCTCTACAAGCATGCCATCAGTTCTATCACCTCGGCTGATGGCTCCTTCCGTCTCCATGGAGGCAAGGACTAG
- a CDS encoding LrgB family protein has protein sequence MWNELVASPLFGIMVTLGFFAVAQWLYRRTGHLLLNPVLVSILSIIFFLKGAGVSYEAYAEGGRIILFFLGPAVVALAIPLYARRAEIMAKKGPILAGVFAGALASAASASGIAWILGGSTEVVLSLAPKSVTTPIAIGIVEKIGGIAPLTAALVVLTGCLGAVFGPEFCRLIGIRDEAAIGLAVGTAAHGIGTARMLEIGQLGGAMAGLAIGLNGLVSAFLIPLLFVLFG, from the coding sequence ATGTGGAATGAACTGGTCGCCTCTCCTCTGTTCGGCATCATGGTAACTCTGGGTTTTTTCGCTGTCGCCCAATGGCTTTATCGGCGCACGGGCCATCTGCTGCTCAACCCGGTCCTGGTGTCGATTCTGTCCATTATCTTTTTCCTGAAGGGGGCCGGCGTTTCCTACGAGGCCTATGCTGAAGGCGGTCGCATCATCCTCTTTTTTCTGGGGCCCGCCGTTGTGGCCCTGGCTATTCCCCTCTATGCCCGCCGTGCTGAAATTATGGCGAAAAAGGGACCTATTCTGGCTGGTGTCTTTGCCGGGGCCCTGGCCTCGGCTGCCTCAGCCTCGGGTATTGCCTGGATTCTGGGGGGGAGCACAGAGGTGGTGTTGTCGCTGGCGCCAAAGTCGGTAACGACTCCCATTGCCATCGGAATTGTAGAAAAAATCGGCGGGATAGCCCCCCTGACGGCTGCTCTCGTTGTTTTGACCGGTTGTCTGGGAGCTGTTTTCGGACCGGAATTCTGCCGACTGATTGGTATTCGTGACGAGGCGGCTATCGGTTTGGCGGTTGGAACGGCCGCCCATGGGATCGGCACCGCGCGGATGCTGGAGATCGGGCAATTGGGGGGCGCTATGGCCGGCCTGGCCATCGGGCTCAATGGTCTCG
- a CDS encoding CidA/LrgA family protein, with translation MVKGLSILLVMQFVGEIISRGLDIPIPGNVLGMGLLLVALGLGIVRLEWVQEAADLLLSHLALLFVPAGVGVMVYLDLIARQWLPIVAATVISTFVVMAVTALTEYLVARKGGRHVE, from the coding sequence GTGGTCAAAGGCCTTTCTATACTGCTGGTCATGCAGTTTGTCGGTGAAATCATATCCAGGGGGCTGGATATCCCTATCCCGGGCAATGTGCTGGGAATGGGACTTCTTCTCGTCGCGCTGGGGCTGGGTATCGTGCGACTGGAATGGGTGCAGGAGGCGGCCGACCTGCTCCTTTCGCACCTGGCTCTGCTGTTTGTGCCGGCCGGAGTCGGGGTTATGGTCTACCTGGATCTCATCGCCAGACAGTGGCTGCCTATCGTCGCGGCCACGGTTATCAGCACCTTTGTGGTCATGGCGGTGACGGCCTTGACGGAATATCTCGTGGCTAGAAAAGGGGGGCGACATGTGGAATGA